Proteins encoded together in one Maricaulis maris window:
- the rarD gene encoding EamA family transporter RarD, with protein MSTDTTTDMRRALAAGMTGYLIWGISPLYFQTLGFASAVEIILHRVIWAVPLLMASLALSGKLRAALGVLADRRTLLTLLATSVLISINWWGFVFAVNTGHVLQASLGYYINPLMSVAVGVIILREPLGPWRIAAIALAALGVANQIITVGQVPWISLMLATTFTAYGYLRKVAAVDGRVGLLWETLFILPFAIVGLGWLQASGGGHFFETPLQAGLLMASGLITVVPLLLYTIGVRGLRLSTMGLLQFTAPSIQFAIGIMSGETFETGHMITFALIWSGVACFAWSQMRRDRKLAAVEDAG; from the coding sequence ATGTCCACCGATACAACGACCGATATGCGTCGGGCCCTCGCGGCGGGCATGACCGGCTATCTGATCTGGGGAATTTCGCCGCTCTATTTCCAGACCCTGGGCTTCGCCAGCGCGGTGGAGATCATTCTTCATCGGGTGATCTGGGCTGTGCCGCTGCTGATGGCGTCGCTCGCCCTGTCGGGCAAGTTGCGCGCGGCGCTCGGCGTGCTCGCCGACCGGCGCACCCTGCTGACCCTGCTCGCCACATCGGTTTTGATCTCGATCAACTGGTGGGGCTTCGTGTTCGCCGTGAATACCGGCCACGTGCTGCAAGCCTCGCTGGGCTATTACATCAACCCGCTGATGAGCGTTGCCGTCGGCGTGATCATCCTCCGCGAACCGCTAGGGCCGTGGCGGATCGCGGCGATCGCCCTGGCGGCGCTCGGCGTTGCCAACCAGATCATCACCGTCGGCCAGGTCCCGTGGATATCCCTGATGCTGGCGACAACCTTCACGGCCTATGGCTATCTGCGCAAAGTCGCCGCGGTTGATGGCCGCGTCGGCCTTTTGTGGGAGACGCTCTTCATCCTCCCCTTCGCAATCGTCGGGCTCGGCTGGTTGCAGGCCAGCGGCGGAGGTCACTTCTTCGAGACGCCTTTGCAGGCCGGCCTGCTGATGGCATCCGGACTGATCACCGTGGTGCCGTTGCTGCTCTACACCATCGGCGTGCGCGGCCTCCGCCTGTCGACCATGGGGCTGCTTCAGTTCACCGCGCCTTCAATCCAGTTCGCGATCGGCATCATGAGCGGCGAGACTTTCGAGACCGGCCATATGATCACCTTCGCGCTGATCTGGTCCGGCGTGGCCTGTTTCGCCTGGAGCCAGATGCGTCGCGACCGCAAGCTGGCCGCTGTCGAGGACGCAGGCTGA
- a CDS encoding alpha/beta fold hydrolase — protein sequence MTDFPAPQRIATNGIELSVHLAGPDDGQPLLLVHGWPELAYSWKNQIALLAEAGYRVIAPDLRGFGGSDCPTGIDAYDIDTMIADLTGLLDTLGHDKAVWIGHDWGGIITWHAAMLAADRFDGVIGVNTPHLPRGSQAPTEAFRELGGEDHYILRFQQPGYAEQRFEGKEDAFFAFIFGAPPREGRLDDYFPEITHIPAQFEKFAGRPEERIVVRPEDRAVYAEAYRKTGFGPGINLYRNFDANWQRMGGVDHRISLPCLMVSAELDFMLPPKLTGWMPALCKDVEFAVIDGCGHWTMWEAPAELNGYLLDWLQRRFPA from the coding sequence ATGACCGATTTTCCGGCTCCCCAGCGGATCGCCACCAATGGTATCGAGCTCTCCGTCCATCTCGCCGGACCTGACGATGGCCAGCCCCTGCTTCTGGTCCATGGCTGGCCCGAGCTGGCCTATTCCTGGAAGAATCAGATCGCGCTGCTCGCCGAAGCCGGCTATCGGGTGATCGCGCCCGACCTGCGCGGTTTCGGCGGGTCCGATTGCCCGACCGGCATCGACGCCTATGACATCGACACGATGATCGCCGACCTGACTGGTCTGCTCGACACGCTGGGCCACGACAAGGCGGTCTGGATCGGGCATGACTGGGGCGGGATCATTACGTGGCATGCAGCCATGCTGGCCGCTGACCGGTTCGATGGCGTGATCGGGGTCAATACCCCCCATCTGCCGCGCGGATCCCAAGCGCCGACCGAGGCCTTTCGCGAACTGGGTGGCGAGGATCACTACATCCTGCGCTTCCAGCAACCGGGCTACGCGGAGCAGCGCTTCGAGGGCAAGGAGGACGCCTTCTTCGCTTTCATTTTCGGGGCGCCGCCGCGCGAAGGCAGGCTGGACGACTATTTTCCGGAGATCACCCATATCCCGGCCCAGTTCGAGAAATTCGCGGGCCGTCCGGAAGAGCGGATTGTCGTCAGGCCGGAAGACCGCGCCGTCTATGCCGAGGCCTACCGCAAGACCGGTTTTGGCCCGGGCATCAACCTGTACCGGAATTTTGATGCCAACTGGCAGCGCATGGGCGGCGTCGACCATCGCATTTCGTTGCCCTGCCTGATGGTTTCAGCCGAGCTGGACTTCATGCTGCCCCCGAAGCTCACGGGCTGGATGCCGGCCCTGTGCAAGGATGTCGAGTTCGCCGTCATCGATGGCTGCGGCCACTGGACGATGTGGGAAGCACCGGCCGAGCTGAACGGATATCTGCTCGACTGGCTGCAGAGGCGGTTTCCGGCCTGA
- a CDS encoding STAS/SEC14 domain-containing protein, translated as MGKANWILHSALKIAELDFGSNTTMLNLRHAIAELPGMPGWAGDFDMLLVISEQSSLDTFTPEAMRAHQTFMRTWNERYRKGHAPKTALVCASDLKRIIPELWAAMTREGWKTKIRVFTNREEALAWLADDQA; from the coding sequence ATGGGCAAGGCGAACTGGATTCTGCACAGCGCACTGAAGATTGCCGAGCTCGATTTCGGCTCGAATACGACCATGCTGAATTTGCGGCATGCGATTGCGGAGCTGCCGGGCATGCCGGGTTGGGCCGGCGATTTCGACATGCTGTTGGTCATCAGCGAGCAATCGTCCCTGGACACTTTCACCCCGGAGGCGATGCGCGCGCACCAGACCTTCATGCGGACGTGGAATGAGCGCTATCGCAAGGGCCACGCCCCCAAGACCGCGCTGGTCTGCGCCAGTGATCTCAAGCGCATCATCCCGGAATTATGGGCCGCCATGACCCGGGAAGGCTGGAAAACGAAAATCCGCGTCTTCACCAATCGCGAGGAAGCGCTGGCGTGGCTGGCAGACGATCAGGCCTGA
- a CDS encoding serine hydrolase domain-containing protein — MSTATLPALHGHVAPGFEPVAEAFLANWTDQDEIGAGFALCHEGEMVVEIHAGWADRKKSIDWAANTLVPVYSTGKAIAALVIARLVDRGLLAYDAPVADYWPEFAAGGKSAVTVAQALSHQAGLSGIAEAMDAGDWFDAALIEDRLARQVPLWELGTGSGYHPVTFGFIADALARRTDGRSIGAILREEICGPRGIDFHVGLPESEHARTAEHAMPRQVPDLGEPNLPRELAFLKPWSSPGRRGATEWRKAEFPAANAHATAGALARLMTVYADHGRLDGKRFISEATLAELVKERVSGPDKVLPFDLSWGAGVMRNVKPGFYGPTPETVGHSGWGGSCAFADPVRGLTGAYVMNRQHHYLAGDPRPVRIIDAVYGCL; from the coding sequence ATGAGCACAGCTACCCTGCCCGCCCTTCACGGTCATGTCGCTCCCGGCTTCGAGCCGGTTGCCGAGGCCTTTCTTGCGAATTGGACCGATCAGGACGAGATCGGCGCCGGCTTTGCCCTCTGTCACGAGGGTGAGATGGTTGTGGAAATCCATGCCGGCTGGGCCGATCGAAAGAAGTCGATTGACTGGGCGGCCAACACGCTGGTGCCGGTCTATTCCACCGGCAAGGCCATCGCGGCGCTGGTGATCGCCCGCCTCGTCGACCGGGGGCTGCTGGCTTATGACGCACCGGTCGCCGACTACTGGCCTGAATTTGCCGCTGGCGGCAAATCCGCTGTGACCGTTGCCCAGGCGCTGTCGCACCAGGCCGGACTGTCAGGCATCGCCGAGGCGATGGATGCCGGTGACTGGTTCGACGCGGCTCTGATCGAAGACAGGCTGGCGCGACAGGTTCCGCTCTGGGAGCTCGGCACCGGTTCCGGCTACCACCCGGTCACCTTCGGCTTTATTGCCGATGCGCTGGCCCGACGAACCGATGGCCGGTCGATCGGCGCCATCCTGCGTGAGGAGATTTGTGGTCCGCGCGGGATCGATTTTCATGTCGGCTTGCCGGAAAGCGAGCATGCCCGCACCGCCGAGCATGCCATGCCAAGACAAGTCCCCGATCTGGGTGAACCCAACCTTCCGCGTGAGCTGGCCTTTCTCAAGCCGTGGTCGTCGCCCGGACGTCGCGGCGCGACCGAATGGCGCAAGGCTGAGTTTCCCGCCGCCAATGCGCATGCGACAGCGGGCGCCCTGGCCCGTCTGATGACCGTTTATGCCGACCACGGCCGCCTTGACGGCAAACGCTTCATCTCCGAGGCGACGCTGGCAGAGCTGGTCAAGGAACGCGTCAGCGGTCCGGACAAGGTGCTGCCGTTCGATCTGTCCTGGGGGGCGGGGGTGATGCGCAATGTGAAGCCGGGCTTTTATGGTCCGACGCCGGAGACCGTTGGTCATTCCGGCTGGGGCGGCTCCTGCGCCTTTGCCGACCCGGTCCGCGGCCTGACCGGTGCTTATGTGATGAACCGCCAGCACCATTATCTGGCAGGAGATCCACGCCCGGTCCGGATTATCGACGCGGTCTATGGCTGTCTTTGA
- a CDS encoding PfkB family carbohydrate kinase: MFSMPMALILSSHVAASMVGGGVSQRVMNAAGIDTMLVPTVLYGRHPGWGLPGGGPVEQDLFESVLSGISDQGLLDVTDVVLTGYFADVGQVFDSAAVMDVVRKGRRINKGVKAFSPEPVIVVDPIMGDAPGGLYVSAAIAAAIKDQLIPRAHLVTPNLFELGHITGRPLTDLASIVRAARSMERPVLVSSLPRHGQIGVLYVDEHEAWLVVHDRFPKAPNGTGDALTAAFVTHLLAGEDAKTSLEQSVAATVSLVMRAAEWSAPELPLVAAAAVLTAPLVTLEAEAVQLA, encoded by the coding sequence GGTCTCGCAGCGTGTGATGAATGCTGCCGGGATCGACACCATGCTCGTGCCGACGGTGCTCTACGGGCGTCACCCGGGCTGGGGTCTGCCAGGCGGCGGGCCGGTCGAGCAGGACCTCTTTGAAAGCGTCCTGTCGGGTATTTCCGATCAGGGCCTGCTCGACGTAACCGATGTCGTTCTGACCGGGTATTTCGCCGATGTCGGCCAGGTCTTTGATAGCGCCGCAGTCATGGATGTGGTGCGCAAGGGGCGCCGCATCAACAAGGGCGTGAAGGCTTTCTCGCCGGAGCCCGTTATTGTGGTTGATCCGATCATGGGGGATGCACCGGGCGGCCTCTACGTGTCCGCTGCGATCGCCGCTGCCATCAAGGACCAGTTGATCCCGCGCGCGCATCTGGTGACTCCCAATCTGTTCGAGCTGGGCCATATCACCGGTCGGCCCCTGACCGATCTGGCCTCAATCGTCCGGGCGGCGCGCTCGATGGAGCGGCCGGTTCTGGTGTCGTCGCTTCCCCGGCATGGCCAGATCGGAGTGCTCTATGTCGATGAGCACGAGGCGTGGCTGGTGGTTCATGATCGCTTCCCCAAGGCACCTAACGGGACGGGCGATGCCCTGACGGCCGCTTTCGTCACGCACCTGCTGGCCGGGGAGGACGCAAAAACGTCGCTGGAACAGTCTGTTGCCGCAACGGTCAGTCTCGTGATGCGGGCCGCGGAATGGTCTGCGCCTGAACTGCCGCTGGTTGCGGCGGCGGCGGTTCTGACGGCCCCGCTGGTCACGCTGGAAGCCGAGGCCGTCCAGCTCGCTTGA